The proteins below are encoded in one region of Halocatena salina:
- a CDS encoding helix-turn-helix transcriptional regulator, which produces MGTAAGPVAGAPSITVDDPSIRGATNIDTASNDTYVAGWEPHTITTTVSGDPGEYQACLTMESGVDDREIECTPVTVMNTSETVEIERSEWPDNATGTQTVSVTVFANNSSDEPLNASSTQLTVLSQNGDHDDDGVTNKKEVDEGIDPTLKDTDGDDLTDREELYAVGSNPNESDTDGDGLSDGVEENNYGTDPTTNDSDGDGLTDPAELNKHGTDPTSIDTDGDSLSDYEEVHEHGTNPNEKDSDDDGLDDDKELSLGTDPLDADTDNDGLEDGAEVHQHKTSPTDPDTDDDGLKDGPEVHEHGTDPSSPDTDGDGVDDATEIERGTNPVDQKFFLLAPTENPLQTAATVLGGGLLIGGVWYWWRRRRDTTADENTALSADQDHQTDEKNTTPEPLTDEDHVQQLLTEHGGRMHQSDIVTETGWSKSKVSRLLSQMEDEGQITKISVGRENLITRPGDEPKHAGSTLGE; this is translated from the coding sequence GTGGGTACGGCCGCTGGCCCGGTAGCCGGAGCACCATCCATCACTGTCGACGACCCTTCCATCAGGGGAGCGACGAACATCGACACCGCCTCGAACGATACGTACGTTGCGGGCTGGGAGCCACACACGATCACCACGACAGTATCCGGTGATCCTGGAGAATATCAGGCCTGTCTCACCATGGAATCCGGGGTAGATGATCGGGAGATCGAGTGCACGCCGGTCACGGTCATGAACACCTCCGAAACGGTAGAAATCGAACGGTCGGAGTGGCCGGACAACGCGACCGGCACCCAAACCGTCTCGGTCACCGTTTTTGCCAACAACTCCTCCGATGAGCCACTCAACGCGTCAAGCACGCAGCTCACAGTGCTCAGCCAAAACGGCGACCACGACGACGACGGCGTTACAAACAAAAAGGAAGTCGATGAGGGAATCGATCCGACGCTCAAAGACACTGATGGTGATGATCTGACGGACCGAGAGGAGTTGTACGCTGTCGGTTCGAACCCGAACGAATCAGACACGGACGGCGATGGGTTATCAGACGGCGTGGAGGAAAACAACTACGGCACCGATCCGACCACGAACGACTCGGATGGGGACGGATTGACCGATCCGGCCGAGCTGAACAAACACGGGACAGATCCCACCAGTATCGACACTGACGGTGACAGCCTGAGCGATTACGAAGAGGTACACGAGCACGGGACGAACCCGAACGAGAAAGATTCCGACGACGACGGACTCGACGACGACAAAGAACTCTCGTTGGGTACGGATCCGTTGGATGCAGACACCGACAACGACGGTCTCGAAGACGGGGCAGAGGTACACCAGCACAAAACGAGCCCAACGGACCCAGACACGGATGACGACGGTCTCAAAGACGGCCCGGAGGTACACGAACACGGCACCGATCCCTCGAGTCCGGACACCGACGGCGACGGCGTCGACGACGCCACGGAGATCGAACGCGGAACGAACCCGGTCGATCAGAAGTTCTTCCTGTTGGCACCGACGGAAAATCCCCTCCAAACTGCGGCAACAGTCCTCGGGGGCGGACTGTTGATCGGGGGCGTCTGGTACTGGTGGCGACGGCGCAGGGACACAACGGCAGACGAGAACACGGCGCTGTCTGCCGACCAAGACCACCAAACCGACGAGAAGAACACCACGCCGGAACCGCTCACCGACGAGGACCACGTCCAACAACTGCTCACGGAACACGGGGGACGGATGCATCAGTCCGACATCGTCACTGAAACCGGATGGTCGAAATCGAAGGTGAGTCGACTCCTCTCACAGATGGAAGACGAAGGGCAGATCACCAAGATCAGCGTCGGGCGCGAGAACCTCATCACCCGCCCGGGAGACGAACCGAAACACGCCGGCTCGACGCTCGGTGAGTAA
- a CDS encoding DUF4129 domain-containing protein, translating to MNRHRLTPIVLVLLAVVALSMSASTLDVVRDDPGMKSGDDAGVRGDESTFDSGGSSPIETGSADPALITVLRLLFGVVVVLGFVALVVQVYQEGWRSLVPVALVAVGCLLVLFVLYHAFTPGSSQDSQNGLFGGDQFSVPSGSPVPSGDDAIAVSDVPSALDAPVVLLVVLGLAVVVGLFVLDRTTGDSFPNHSERGTTNDVGRTEIHAVGTAAGRAADSIDADEALSNAIYRAWGEMTTHLDLPRDTSTPGEFARAATAAGMAREDVDELTRLFETTRYGDRAVTDRRERRARAALRRIERTYADEPTETEDR from the coding sequence GTGAACAGACACCGACTCACACCGATCGTACTCGTGTTGCTCGCGGTGGTGGCGCTCTCGATGTCGGCGTCGACGCTTGATGTCGTGCGGGATGATCCTGGGATGAAGTCGGGCGACGACGCTGGCGTGCGTGGCGACGAGTCGACGTTCGATTCGGGTGGGTCTTCACCGATCGAGACGGGATCGGCAGATCCCGCCCTCATAACGGTGTTGCGCTTGCTGTTCGGTGTAGTGGTCGTTCTCGGGTTCGTGGCTCTCGTGGTGCAGGTGTATCAGGAGGGATGGCGGTCTCTCGTTCCAGTGGCTCTCGTGGCAGTTGGGTGTCTACTCGTCTTGTTCGTGTTGTACCACGCTTTTACTCCCGGTTCCTCTCAGGACTCACAAAACGGGCTGTTCGGGGGTGATCAGTTCTCGGTCCCGAGCGGATCACCGGTGCCCTCGGGTGACGATGCGATCGCGGTATCGGACGTTCCGTCGGCTCTCGACGCTCCTGTGGTGCTGTTGGTGGTGCTCGGTCTCGCGGTCGTGGTGGGACTGTTCGTTCTCGACCGCACGACTGGCGACAGTTTTCCGAACCATTCGGAGCGGGGTACGACAAACGACGTCGGTCGAACCGAAATCCACGCCGTTGGGACGGCTGCCGGACGAGCCGCTGACAGCATCGACGCTGATGAAGCGCTCTCGAACGCGATCTATCGCGCGTGGGGGGAGATGACCACCCATCTCGATCTTCCCCGAGACACCAGTACCCCCGGTGAGTTCGCCAGAGCGGCCACCGCGGCTGGTATGGCGCGTGAAGATGTCGATGAGTTGACCCGGCTGTTCGAAACGACCCGGTACGGCGACCGAGCAGTCACCGATCGGCGTGAACGTCGTGCGCGCGCTGCGCTCAGACGGATCGAACGGACGTATGCGGACGAGCCTACTGAGACGGAGGATCGATGA
- a CDS encoding metallophosphoesterase family protein encodes MRIGVISDIHANRVALDVVLEAMPPVDRLVCAGDVVGYNPQPAACVEIVRGEMTCVQGNHDRAIETPERYRSNESAYEGLQYAADQLDSDQREWLQSLVPATTLCDGQVRIVHSHPTHRGQYVWPSEFPALEPHLESEDVLILGHTHVQHHEMVDGTLVVNPGSVGQPRDRDPRAAFAVIDPDAQTVEEHRVSYDIERVQAAIEAAGLPSWTGSRLERGR; translated from the coding sequence ATGCGAATCGGTGTCATCTCCGACATCCACGCCAACCGCGTCGCGCTCGATGTGGTGTTGGAAGCGATGCCGCCGGTCGATCGACTCGTATGTGCGGGTGACGTGGTCGGATACAACCCACAGCCGGCCGCGTGTGTCGAGATCGTGCGTGGAGAGATGACGTGCGTACAAGGTAACCACGACCGCGCTATCGAAACGCCCGAGCGCTATCGATCGAACGAGTCGGCCTACGAAGGACTACAGTACGCCGCAGACCAACTCGATTCGGACCAGCGCGAGTGGCTTCAGTCCCTTGTCCCGGCCACGACGCTGTGTGACGGACAGGTTCGAATCGTTCACAGCCATCCAACCCACCGTGGTCAGTACGTCTGGCCCTCGGAGTTTCCGGCGCTCGAACCGCACCTCGAATCGGAGGACGTATTGATCCTCGGACATACGCACGTCCAACACCACGAGATGGTCGATGGAACGCTCGTCGTGAATCCCGGAAGCGTCGGCCAGCCCCGCGATCGAGACCCGCGTGCAGCCTTTGCCGTCATCGATCCTGACGCACAAACGGTCGAGGAACACCGCGTGAGCTACGATATCGAACGCGTCCAAGCAGCGATCGAAGCTGCTGGTCTTCCATCGTGGACGGGAAGTCGTCTCGAACGCGGTCGGTAA
- a CDS encoding ABC transporter substrate-binding protein codes for MTNSNISRRGFLRGGIAATATSTLLAGCLGMSGSNNGSNGGSEDPYSVSIKPMGEVTVDGVPETWLANNGSWADMGIALGQKPPEGVWLTDRYHTQYYDAIPEVSVDKSGMTQLYSDGISKEVFYQIEADVHVMDPNFILNRFKGMNQNDVNQIDQNIAPFFGNTIFSRGYKWHDYRYYTLYEAFEKLSKVFKQEQRYKEFKTLHEEFQKTIESSLPPESERPNVGIFWAGGNEPTEFSPYVMDEGTSFKQWRDLGVNDALAESDIGNLHSSRTHVDLETILKVDPDVLLFRGHEGQTESEFNETLVSFLKEHPVASKLTAVKNDMVFRGGPLYQGPITNLVVTERAAKQVYPDAFGDVTLFDPEAVAGIVNGN; via the coding sequence ATGACGAACTCGAACATCTCCCGTCGCGGGTTCCTCCGCGGAGGGATCGCTGCAACGGCCACAAGCACGCTGCTCGCAGGCTGTCTGGGCATGTCCGGCTCCAATAACGGATCCAACGGGGGATCGGAGGATCCGTACTCGGTGTCGATCAAGCCGATGGGTGAGGTTACCGTCGACGGCGTTCCGGAAACGTGGTTGGCAAACAACGGGAGTTGGGCGGATATGGGGATCGCGTTGGGGCAAAAGCCGCCCGAGGGGGTGTGGCTCACCGATCGGTATCACACTCAGTATTACGACGCGATCCCGGAGGTGTCCGTGGATAAAAGCGGCATGACACAGCTGTACAGCGACGGCATCAGCAAAGAGGTGTTCTATCAGATCGAAGCGGACGTACACGTCATGGATCCGAACTTCATTCTCAACCGGTTTAAGGGAATGAACCAAAACGACGTCAACCAGATCGATCAGAACATCGCTCCCTTTTTCGGAAACACCATCTTCTCTCGGGGGTACAAATGGCACGACTACCGGTATTACACCCTCTATGAAGCGTTCGAGAAGCTATCGAAGGTGTTCAAACAGGAGCAACGATACAAGGAGTTCAAAACGCTCCACGAGGAGTTCCAGAAGACGATCGAATCTTCGCTTCCACCCGAATCAGAGCGTCCGAACGTTGGGATCTTCTGGGCAGGAGGGAACGAGCCGACGGAGTTCTCACCGTACGTCATGGACGAGGGAACGAGCTTCAAGCAGTGGCGGGATCTGGGCGTCAACGATGCGCTCGCGGAATCCGACATCGGAAACCTCCACTCATCGCGCACCCACGTCGATCTGGAGACGATCTTGAAGGTCGACCCGGACGTGTTGTTGTTCCGCGGGCACGAAGGTCAGACCGAATCCGAGTTCAACGAGACGCTGGTTTCGTTCCTGAAAGAGCATCCCGTGGCGAGCAAGCTCACCGCCGTCAAAAACGACATGGTGTTCCGTGGCGGCCCGCTGTATCAAGGACCGATCACGAACCTCGTGGTGACCGAGCGGGCAGCAAAGCAGGTGTATCCCGACGCATTCGGCGACGTCACGCTGTTCGATCCCGAAGCGGTCGCAGGGATCGTTAACGGCAACTGA
- a CDS encoding DUF7269 family protein, with protein MNRVLLGMGALAVLAGLVAVVEPTVLSMIPSGSSVLVSVIGVVSLVEAARAGYSRYSRAVDAPSLPEPERRLVSSRPKSNVDLRPSVGGRRYRHAVAVEQDRIRDRLRETAVAVLVRCDGDTPERARERLRTGAWTDDPSAAAFFTHEKHRPPLSERVGMVVTGTNVFERQAHSAVTALSERITADRRRDDGR; from the coding sequence ATGAATCGCGTACTCCTTGGGATGGGCGCGCTCGCCGTTCTCGCTGGTCTCGTCGCCGTCGTCGAGCCGACCGTGCTCTCGATGATCCCCTCGGGATCTTCTGTACTGGTTTCTGTCATCGGAGTGGTGTCGCTAGTGGAAGCTGCCCGTGCCGGGTACAGCCGGTATTCCCGGGCGGTCGATGCACCGTCGCTACCCGAACCGGAACGACGGCTGGTTTCGTCTCGTCCGAAATCGAACGTCGACCTCCGTCCGTCCGTCGGTGGCCGCCGTTATCGGCATGCCGTCGCCGTTGAGCAAGACCGGATCCGCGATCGACTGCGCGAGACGGCAGTCGCGGTACTCGTACGATGTGACGGTGACACACCGGAACGCGCACGCGAGCGGCTTCGGACAGGGGCATGGACCGACGATCCGTCAGCGGCGGCGTTTTTTACTCACGAGAAGCATCGGCCTCCGTTGTCGGAGCGCGTTGGGATGGTAGTAACTGGCACGAATGTGTTCGAGCGACAGGCCCACAGCGCTGTCACCGCTCTCTCAGAGCGGATTACTGCCGACCGCCGGAGGGACGATGGACGCTGA